ATCGGTCCCGGGGTCGGTCCGGACGACCCGATCACCATCGTCTTCTCGAGCGGCACCACTTCCCGGCCCAAGGGTTGCCTGCACACGTTCAACACCCTTGCCTGTGGGTCCCGGCTGCTGGCACAGGCTTTCGGCTACACGCCGGACGACGTCCAGTTCGGGCCGTCCCCGGTGACGCACACGACCGGGCTGGTCACCAGCATCGTGCTGCCGATGATCCACGGTGCCGGGTCGCACATCATGGAGGCGTGGGAGCCGGTCGCCGGGATCCGGCAGATCCGGGAACGGGGCTGCACGGTCACCGTGAACGCGACCACCTTCCTGCAGATGCTGCTCGACGCCTTCGATCCCGCCGTCGACGACCTCGGCCGCATGCGGCTGTGGGTGGCGGCCGGAGCACCGATCCCGGCGGCGATCATCGAACGGGCGGGGAGCGCTGTCCCGGGCCTGCAGGTGCTGAGCCTGTACGGCCGTACGGAGAACGTCACCACCACGACCTGTACCGTGCGGGACGAGCCGGTCCGCTCGCTGACCTCGGACGGCCGGCCGTTGCCGCTCCAGTCGGTGAAGATCGTCGACGAGTTCGGAGACGAGGTGCCCCGCGGCCAGGAGGGCGACATCGCCTACAAGGGCGCGATGCACATGCTCGAGTACATCGGCAATGCCGCGGAGACCGATGCCCTGTTCACCCCGGACGGCCACTCTCGCTCGGGTGACCTCGGCACCATGGACGCGGACGGCTACGTGCGGGTGACCGGGCGCACCAAGGACATCGTGATCCGCGGCGGCATGAACATCAGCGTCCGGCAGGTCGAGGACATGTTGTCCTCCCACCCGGACATTGCCCGGGTCGCGGTGGTCGGGATGCCCGACCCGCGGCTGGGTGAGAAGGTCTGCTGCTACCTGGTTCCCGCCGCCGGGTGCACGGCACCCGACCTCGCCGGGATCCGCGAGTACCTGCTGGGCGCCGGTCTCGCGATCCAGAAGGTCCCGGAGCGGGTCGAGGTCGTGCAGGAGTTGCCCACGACTGCGACCGGGAAGATCCAGAAGCACGTGCTCCGCTCGATGATCGCCGAGACGCTCTCCACCCAGAACGCCTGAACGGGCAGCGGCCCGGGCTCGTCGGTCGCGCGCCCGGGCCGGGTACGGCGTGGGTCAGACGGGCTCGTTGCGCAGCACCGCGGTCCCGGTGACCACCGGCGACCCGCCGACCTGCACCGACAGTGCGAGGGTGGTGGTCCCGGCATCGTCATCGACATCGCTGATGGTACCGCCGATCTCCAGGACGTCCCCGATCCGGACAGGTGCGGTGAACCGGACCTCGAAGGACCGGAGCCTGGTGATGCCGAAGGTGTCGGTGACCCAACCGGCGAGCAGGGCGGCCTGGAACTGGCCCATCGCGACAATGCCGCCGAGACCCGCCTCGGCGGCGAATCCCGGATCGTGGTGCAACGGGTTGAAATCGCCGCCCGCACCGGCGAACCGGACGATGTCAGTCTGGGTGACCGGGCCGAAGGTGCGCGGTACCGGAGCTGCAGGAAAGTTGTCGACCACTGCGTCCTCGGTCGACGGGTCGGCACTCATGAGGCGCTCCGTTCGATGATGGTCTCGGTGACCCGCACGACCCTGGTGTCGGCCGCATCCAGGTAGTCCGTCCGCAGGGTGATCCGCCGCAGCGAGCCGCCGGTGCGGGTCGCCCGCCGTTCGTCCGCGACGACGTGACGCATGCCGCGCAGGCTGTCGCCGGCGACCAGCGGTCGCTCGTAGTCCCAGCGCACCGCTCCCACGACCACCCGGGGCAGATCGAGCCCGAGCGCGCGGACGAAGGCGAGTTGGTCCCGGTGGTGCCCGGCTACGACGACATGGGTTGCGGTCGCTGCGATGTCGGCCAGGCCAGCGGAACGTGCCGCGGCGCTGTCGCGATGGATCGGATCCTGCACGGCGGTGGCCCGGACGAACTCGCCGATCTTGCCGCGCTCGACCTCGAACTCGACCCGGTCGATCTCCACCGGACCGTCCGGGCCGTCGGCTCCTGGTGCGGTCATCCCGACTCCTCCCGGACTGCGCGCCACCAGGAATGTCCGGGGACGCTGCACTGCGTTTCGGTCCGACCTATAGTATCATTTCCATTGTCGGCGACGAGGCTGGTCGGCGACGTGACGACGCACGAGAGGGTGGCCGATGGAGCTCGCCGATTCCCCTGACGAAGCCCGGTTCCGCGCCGAGGTGCGCACCTGGTTGGCGGCCACACTGCCGACCCTGCCCTGGCCCGAGCCGGTCGAACTGGTGGCGAAGCTCCCGTTCTGGCAGGAGTGGCAGC
This region of Nakamurella alba genomic DNA includes:
- a CDS encoding AMP-binding protein yields the protein MGFATVSDRYSAEEIEGFYATGQWQPETLTDLVEQQVAVRPDRVFLTDDTTSLTFRELRDRGLGLAVGLHRLGIRAGDRVAVQMPNWSEFGVIAVALSRLGAIMVPIMPIYRSDDVSYVLRTAGVRAAIVPESFKKFDYLGMYTDLRAECPELTDILVLRGTPGRVAADGVHDFAGLVVDVPAADAAAEIGPGVGPDDPITIVFSSGTTSRPKGCLHTFNTLACGSRLLAQAFGYTPDDVQFGPSPVTHTTGLVTSIVLPMIHGAGSHIMEAWEPVAGIRQIRERGCTVTVNATTFLQMLLDAFDPAVDDLGRMRLWVAAGAPIPAAIIERAGSAVPGLQVLSLYGRTENVTTTTCTVRDEPVRSLTSDGRPLPLQSVKIVDEFGDEVPRGQEGDIAYKGAMHMLEYIGNAAETDALFTPDGHSRSGDLGTMDADGYVRVTGRTKDIVIRGGMNISVRQVEDMLSSHPDIARVAVVGMPDPRLGEKVCCYLVPAAGCTAPDLAGIREYLLGAGLAIQKVPERVEVVQELPTTATGKIQKHVLRSMIAETLSTQNA
- a CDS encoding MaoC family dehydratase, translating into MSADPSTEDAVVDNFPAAPVPRTFGPVTQTDIVRFAGAGGDFNPLHHDPGFAAEAGLGGIVAMGQFQAALLAGWVTDTFGITRLRSFEVRFTAPVRIGDVLEIGGTISDVDDDAGTTTLALSVQVGGSPVVTGTAVLRNEPV
- a CDS encoding FAS1-like dehydratase domain-containing protein; this encodes MTAPGADGPDGPVEIDRVEFEVERGKIGEFVRATAVQDPIHRDSAAARSAGLADIAATATHVVVAGHHRDQLAFVRALGLDLPRVVVGAVRWDYERPLVAGDSLRGMRHVVADERRATRTGGSLRRITLRTDYLDAADTRVVRVTETIIERSAS